A genomic window from Cyanobacteria bacterium FACHB-DQ100 includes:
- a CDS encoding NAD(P)/FAD-dependent oxidoreductase, with product MSHTPAKVCILGGGFGGLYTALRLHGLPWTKTEKPEITIIDSRDRFVFSPLLYEVVTGELQSWEVAPPYEELLQGTSIRFRQSAVTEINIETQQVRLENGGLLDYDRLVLAMGGETPLDLVPGAAEFAIPFRTIQDAYRLEDRLRQLETSDADKIRVAIIGAGYSGVELACKIADKLGDRGRVRLIELSDQILRSSSPHNREAATQALEKRSIWTDLETSVELIAADSISLLYKGVVDTIPVDLVLWTIGTRMNEVVKNLPLKQNSRDQIVVTPTLQVVDRPEIFAIGDLADCKDADNQQVPSTAQAAFQQSDYAGWNIWASLSDRPLLPFRYQYLGEMMTLGINEATLTGLGIQLDGTLAHLARRLAYLNRMPTLRHQLRVGFNWITRPIVNTLTQNN from the coding sequence ATGTCTCACACTCCTGCAAAAGTTTGTATTCTCGGTGGTGGCTTCGGGGGCTTGTACACTGCGCTCCGTTTGCATGGTCTTCCTTGGACAAAGACCGAGAAACCAGAAATTACGATCATTGATTCGCGCGATCGCTTTGTTTTCTCTCCGTTGCTCTACGAGGTCGTTACCGGAGAACTGCAATCGTGGGAAGTCGCGCCACCTTACGAAGAACTGCTCCAAGGCACGTCGATCCGGTTCCGTCAGTCGGCGGTGACTGAAATTAACATCGAAACGCAGCAAGTCCGGCTAGAGAACGGCGGATTGCTCGACTACGATCGCCTAGTTTTAGCAATGGGCGGGGAAACTCCGTTGGATCTCGTTCCGGGTGCGGCAGAATTTGCGATTCCGTTTAGAACAATTCAAGATGCCTATCGGCTAGAGGATCGGCTCAGACAGCTAGAAACCTCAGATGCCGATAAGATTCGGGTTGCGATCATCGGGGCGGGCTACAGTGGCGTAGAACTCGCTTGTAAGATTGCCGATAAGCTCGGCGATCGCGGTCGGGTTCGGTTGATTGAGCTTTCGGATCAAATTTTGCGATCGTCCTCTCCGCATAATCGCGAAGCAGCCACGCAAGCCCTTGAAAAGCGCAGCATTTGGACGGATTTAGAAACTTCAGTGGAATTGATCGCGGCTGACAGTATCTCGCTGCTCTACAAAGGCGTAGTCGATACGATTCCGGTCGATTTGGTGCTTTGGACGATCGGCACTCGCATGAATGAAGTCGTGAAGAATCTACCCCTCAAGCAAAATTCACGCGATCAAATCGTCGTTACGCCCACGCTACAAGTCGTTGATCGGCCTGAAATTTTCGCGATCGGGGATCTCGCCGACTGCAAAGATGCTGACAATCAGCAAGTTCCCTCCACAGCTCAAGCGGCCTTTCAGCAATCGGATTACGCAGGCTGGAATATTTGGGCATCGCTGAGCGATCGACCGCTTCTGCCTTTCCGTTATCAATATCTCGGTGAAATGATGACCCTGGGCATCAATGAAGCGACCCTGACTGGGCTTGGAATTCAGCTCGATGGTACCCTAGCTCATCTGGCTCGCCGCTTAGCTTACCTGAATCGAATGCCAACCCTCAGACATCAACTCCGCGTTGGGTTCAACTGGATCACCCGCCCGATCGTCAACACATTGACCCAAAACAATTGA
- the tsaE gene encoding tRNA (adenosine(37)-N6)-threonylcarbamoyltransferase complex ATPase subunit type 1 TsaE: MKTIDLKTAADTRLLGLQFGQQLPAGTVLLLQGDLGSGKTAFVQALGEGLGIEDSIESPTFTLINEYLDGRVPLYHFDLYRLELHQTATLYPEIYWEGIEVEPGICAIEWAERLAYKPESYLEICLSYQATGRKVEIRAIGAAVIPNLEFRT; this comes from the coding sequence ATGAAAACGATCGACCTCAAAACCGCCGCCGATACCCGATTGCTCGGTCTTCAGTTCGGGCAGCAATTGCCTGCGGGAACGGTGCTTTTATTGCAAGGCGATTTAGGCAGCGGCAAGACCGCATTTGTGCAGGCATTGGGTGAGGGATTGGGGATCGAAGACTCGATCGAAAGCCCAACATTTACCTTAATTAACGAATACCTTGACGGACGAGTGCCGCTTTATCACTTCGATCTGTACCGATTAGAACTGCACCAAACCGCCACGCTTTACCCCGAAATCTACTGGGAAGGCATCGAAGTAGAACCAGGAATCTGCGCGATCGAGTGGGCAGAACGACTCGCCTATAAACCAGAGTCTTACCTGGAAATTTGCCTAAGTTACCAAGCCACCGGACGTAAGGTAGAAATTCGGGCGATCGGCGCAGCAGTCATTCCGAATTTAGAATTCCGAACTTAG
- a CDS encoding HAD family hydrolase, whose protein sequence is MKRPRVVFFDAVGTLFGVRGSVGQVYRDIAQKYGVAVNASVIDSAFYEAFKASPPCTFPGVDILEIPQLEQQWWNTIAQQTFDQAGVLHQFEDFSGFFSDLYVHFETAKPWIVYPDTVPTLTKLRSLDIPLGILSNFDSRLYKVLRALDLADFFASITISTEAGVAKPDPKIFAIALAKHQCDPGDAWHIGDSLQEDYEAANAAGLRGILLSR, encoded by the coding sequence ATGAAGCGTCCCCGTGTGGTGTTTTTTGATGCAGTTGGCACACTGTTTGGGGTGCGAGGCAGTGTTGGTCAAGTGTATCGTGACATCGCTCAGAAATACGGGGTCGCAGTCAATGCCAGCGTGATTGATAGTGCCTTCTACGAAGCGTTCAAAGCGTCTCCGCCCTGCACCTTTCCGGGAGTGGACATCTTAGAAATTCCCCAGCTTGAGCAGCAGTGGTGGAACACGATCGCACAGCAGACCTTCGATCAAGCGGGCGTGTTACACCAGTTCGAGGATTTTTCCGGCTTCTTTTCCGATTTGTATGTGCATTTCGAGACGGCTAAACCTTGGATCGTTTATCCCGATACAGTTCCAACCCTGACAAAACTCCGGAGTCTTGATATTCCGCTAGGCATTCTCTCGAATTTCGATTCTCGACTGTACAAAGTTCTCAGAGCGCTGGATCTGGCAGACTTCTTTGCATCGATCACTATCTCAACAGAAGCAGGAGTCGCCAAACCTGACCCGAAGATTTTTGCGATCGCGCTTGCTAAACATCAATGTGACCCTGGCGATGCGTGGCACATTGGCGACAGTCTGCAAGAAGATTACGAAGCCGCCAACGCTGCGGGATTAAGGGGAATTTTGCTCAGTCGATAA
- a CDS encoding FIST C-terminal domain-containing protein, with product MGTQAGVGISHLRNVTQAAKEAVQKALSAAHIDQPDFVFLFASLGYDQQKIVETVRQATGNCPLAGCSGQGVIVQNEADESNFSIAVMVIRSDEIRFTTRYAVGLQDDATEVGKTIASKLSVDLSDDSQAMFVFTDGMAVNFDLLRDGIESELPRSLPLLGGAAGSDAEMRETFQYCNDQVFSDGVVATLISGHCNLVWALNHGCVPIGYERKITRAEGNRIYEIDGQPVLNVLREYLTDEEIKAWDRTIVAFCFGLKAPNEAQDEFFIRYLPSRDEVAGSVTLQTEVVEGSSIWITRRDVEKITQGIDLIAQTVNTQLGDRPAKLIFQFDCYGRGKSVLGEVKKQHLEQHLQQQVGTSLPWIGLYTHGEIAPLQNRNSFHNYTLVLVAIH from the coding sequence ATGGGAACTCAAGCTGGTGTTGGGATTAGTCATCTTCGCAACGTCACCCAAGCCGCAAAAGAAGCAGTGCAGAAAGCGCTCAGCGCCGCCCACATTGATCAGCCGGATTTCGTTTTTCTCTTTGCCTCGCTTGGATACGATCAGCAAAAAATAGTTGAAACCGTGCGTCAAGCCACCGGAAACTGCCCACTAGCGGGCTGTTCAGGGCAAGGCGTTATTGTGCAAAACGAAGCCGATGAATCGAATTTCTCGATCGCAGTGATGGTGATTCGCTCCGACGAAATTCGCTTCACCACTCGGTATGCGGTGGGATTGCAAGACGATGCCACCGAGGTTGGAAAAACGATCGCCAGTAAATTATCGGTTGATCTCAGCGATGACAGCCAAGCGATGTTCGTGTTCACCGATGGTATGGCGGTGAACTTCGATCTCCTACGTGACGGCATCGAATCGGAACTACCGCGCTCACTTCCCCTTTTAGGAGGAGCCGCAGGCAGTGATGCTGAAATGCGGGAGACGTTTCAATACTGCAATGATCAAGTGTTTTCCGATGGAGTCGTTGCCACACTGATTTCCGGTCACTGCAATTTGGTTTGGGCGCTGAATCATGGCTGCGTTCCGATCGGCTATGAGCGTAAAATCACTCGTGCTGAAGGGAACCGAATTTATGAAATCGATGGTCAACCCGTGCTCAACGTGCTGAGAGAGTATCTCACCGACGAAGAAATCAAGGCGTGGGATCGAACGATCGTTGCCTTTTGCTTTGGGCTGAAAGCACCCAACGAGGCACAAGACGAATTTTTCATTCGATACTTGCCTAGTAGAGATGAAGTCGCAGGTTCCGTAACGCTGCAAACCGAAGTTGTAGAAGGAAGTAGCATCTGGATTACTCGCCGCGATGTCGAGAAGATTACACAAGGCATTGATTTAATTGCTCAAACTGTGAATACGCAACTTGGCGATCGACCTGCGAAGCTGATCTTCCAGTTTGATTGCTACGGACGCGGAAAATCTGTTTTAGGTGAAGTGAAAAAGCAGCACCTTGAGCAACATTTGCAGCAGCAGGTTGGTACCTCCCTTCCCTGGATTGGATTGTACACTCACGGCGAAATTGCTCCACTTCAGAATAGAAATAGCTTTCACAACTACACACTGGTTCTTGTAGCAATTCATTAA
- a CDS encoding 30S ribosomal protein S6, which yields MSQLYETMYILRPDIGDEAVDQAIEKYQSMLRENGGEIIETQHRGKRRLAYEIDRLREGIYVQMNFRANGNQIAPMERAMRLSTEVVRYLTVKQEEPEVAEAVEA from the coding sequence ATGAGTCAGTTGTACGAAACGATGTATATTTTACGTCCTGACATCGGGGACGAAGCAGTCGATCAGGCGATCGAGAAGTATCAATCGATGTTGAGAGAGAACGGTGGGGAGATTATCGAGACTCAGCATCGGGGTAAGCGGCGGTTGGCTTACGAGATTGACAGACTGCGCGAAGGAATTTACGTGCAGATGAATTTCCGAGCGAACGGCAACCAGATTGCGCCGATGGAGCGAGCAATGCGGTTAAGTACCGAGGTGGTTCGGTATTTGACGGTGAAGCAAGAGGAGCCGGAAGTCGCTGAGGCGGTTGAGGCTTAG
- a CDS encoding YvcK family protein, protein MSDRDEDLVDVLISHRKLNRGAKIVTIGGGTGLSTLLRGLKGISANITAIVTVADDGGSSGRLRREIGVLPPGDIRNCIAALADEEKLLTELFQYRFKAGDGLAGHSFGNLFLTVLSDITGDFERAIAASSKVLAIRGQVLPATLSDVKLWAEFADGRYVEGESSITEARGKIVRIGCKPENPPALPKAIDAIEDADYIVIGPGSLYTSVIPNLLVPEIAEAIAARQVPCIYICNIMTQPGETDDYSVADHIRAIDQACGQQLFDSVLVQKTPPSSKALLRYAQEQSRPVDLDPDRVMQLGRRVIRANIMTEDEETGYVRHDSRKLARVILRWYERSRR, encoded by the coding sequence ATGAGCGATCGCGATGAAGATTTAGTCGATGTGCTGATTAGCCACCGCAAGCTGAATCGAGGCGCGAAAATTGTAACGATCGGGGGTGGAACTGGGCTGTCAACGCTGCTGCGAGGACTAAAAGGCATTAGCGCAAATATCACGGCGATCGTCACGGTGGCGGATGATGGCGGCTCGTCGGGACGCTTGCGGCGCGAAATTGGTGTGTTGCCTCCGGGAGATATTCGCAACTGTATTGCGGCGCTAGCAGACGAAGAAAAACTTCTAACCGAACTGTTTCAATATCGATTCAAAGCAGGCGATGGACTGGCTGGACACAGCTTTGGAAATCTATTTCTCACTGTACTCAGCGACATTACCGGAGATTTTGAAAGAGCGATCGCAGCGAGTTCCAAAGTGTTAGCGATTCGCGGTCAGGTGCTACCCGCCACTTTAAGCGATGTGAAATTGTGGGCAGAATTCGCCGATGGTCGCTACGTTGAAGGCGAATCGAGCATCACGGAAGCGCGAGGAAAAATCGTTCGCATTGGCTGTAAACCCGAAAATCCCCCTGCACTGCCAAAAGCGATCGACGCGATCGAGGACGCAGACTATATCGTAATCGGGCCTGGAAGCCTCTACACCAGCGTCATTCCAAACTTACTGGTGCCTGAAATTGCCGAGGCGATCGCGGCTCGGCAAGTCCCCTGCATTTATATTTGCAACATCATGACGCAACCCGGAGAAACCGATGATTATTCGGTTGCAGATCATATTCGGGCGATCGATCAAGCTTGTGGACAGCAATTATTCGATTCGGTCTTGGTGCAAAAAACGCCGCCTTCCTCGAAGGCGCTCTTACGATACGCTCAAGAACAGTCTCGTCCGGTTGATCTCGATCCAGATCGAGTGATGCAGCTTGGACGAAGGGTGATTCGCGCCAACATCATGACCGAGGATGAAGAAACAGGCTATGTGCGTCATGATTCGCGCAAGCTCGCACGGGTCATTCTTCGCTGGTATGAACGCTCAAGACGATGA
- a CDS encoding two-component system response regulator, translating into MNDLDLERPRILVVDDHPSSRMTAVALLTIEGYDVIEAESGASALAKLHQAAPDLILLDVMMPGMDGYEVCRRLKEDEQTRLTPVVFITALDDRRSRLQGIEAGGDDFLTKPFDQLELSARVKSLVRQKRLNEDLDHAEKVLFSIARTVESRDPNTGDHCERLVLQGKAFAEYLGLTRSQIRDLMWGGYLHDIGKVGIPDAVLLKKGNLTVEEFSVMKQHVLIGEKICQPLRTMRGVLPIIRHHHERWDGSGYPDGLKGDDIPFLAQVFQILDIYDALTSERPYKRAFSSEEALRKIVEETNQGWRNPELIEAFCSFIRAIEMQTTNEPVWFQKYIKLENHV; encoded by the coding sequence GTGAACGACCTGGACTTAGAGCGACCCAGAATCTTAGTTGTAGATGATCATCCTTCAAGCCGGATGACGGCTGTGGCGCTACTGACGATCGAAGGCTACGACGTGATCGAAGCCGAGAGCGGCGCTTCAGCGTTAGCAAAACTGCACCAAGCCGCTCCAGATTTGATTTTGCTCGATGTGATGATGCCAGGAATGGACGGCTACGAAGTGTGCCGCCGCCTCAAGGAAGACGAGCAGACTCGTTTAACTCCGGTTGTCTTTATTACGGCACTCGACGATCGTCGATCGCGCTTGCAGGGAATCGAAGCAGGCGGCGATGACTTTCTCACGAAACCTTTTGATCAACTCGAACTCTCTGCGCGAGTCAAATCGCTGGTTCGGCAAAAGCGGCTCAATGAAGACCTCGACCACGCAGAGAAAGTGTTATTTTCGATCGCTCGCACCGTAGAAAGCCGCGACCCCAATACCGGAGATCATTGTGAACGATTGGTATTGCAAGGAAAAGCGTTTGCAGAATACTTAGGGTTAACGCGATCTCAGATCCGAGATTTGATGTGGGGCGGCTACCTCCACGACATTGGCAAAGTCGGTATTCCAGACGCGGTGCTGCTGAAAAAAGGCAATCTCACCGTAGAAGAGTTCAGCGTTATGAAACAGCACGTCCTGATTGGCGAAAAAATTTGTCAGCCGCTACGGACGATGCGAGGCGTTTTGCCGATTATTCGGCATCACCATGAGCGGTGGGACGGTTCTGGATACCCAGATGGCTTGAAGGGCGATGACATTCCCTTTCTGGCGCAAGTGTTTCAGATTCTCGATATTTATGATGCGTTGACGAGCGAACGTCCTTATAAAAGAGCATTTTCTTCTGAAGAAGCCCTGAGAAAAATTGTTGAAGAAACCAACCAAGGCTGGCGCAATCCAGAGCTGATCGAAGCCTTTTGCAGCTTTATTCGAGCGATCGAGATGCAAACGACGAATGAACCGGTTTGGTTTCAAAAGTACATTAAGCTTGAGAATCACGTTTAG
- a CDS encoding lipoprotein signal peptidase has protein sequence MLKNRFFWIVAIAGLIIDRLTKLIVVRTMALTIPPQDIPVIPGILHWVYVINDGAAFGILSGSPILRWLSLLASVALMAWAWFGRRMPRWEQIGYGLILSGALGNGIDRFVLGHVVDFIKVPFVYVPYPNPFPRFIWIQFPIFNFADIFINVGIICLLIGIYRTPDPQKHPN, from the coding sequence ATGCTAAAAAACCGCTTTTTCTGGATCGTCGCGATCGCGGGATTGATCATCGATCGACTCACCAAGCTAATTGTGGTCAGAACGATGGCGCTGACGATTCCGCCCCAGGATATTCCTGTCATTCCAGGGATTTTGCACTGGGTTTATGTGATTAATGATGGAGCCGCATTTGGCATTCTCTCTGGGAGTCCGATCTTGCGGTGGTTGTCGCTGTTGGCGAGTGTCGCGCTGATGGCGTGGGCGTGGTTTGGCAGACGGATGCCACGCTGGGAGCAGATCGGCTATGGTTTGATTCTGAGCGGAGCGCTAGGCAACGGTATCGATCGCTTTGTGTTGGGTCATGTGGTCGATTTTATTAAAGTTCCGTTTGTGTATGTCCCTTATCCGAATCCGTTTCCGCGCTTCATCTGGATTCAATTTCCGATTTTTAACTTTGCCGATATTTTCATCAATGTCGGCATTATCTGCTTGTTAATCGGAATTTATCGCACCCCCGACCCGCAAAAGCACCCAAATTAG
- a CDS encoding HAMP domain-containing histidine kinase: protein MQHRSEFFLSNSGTVSVERILSVELAYSSAASVRLVILICMLPLSSTEQEIVRLRAENQQLSEQVKRLVRAERRMIESQEKRDAQVVTYRRLNEIGRQFSRTFSIAEIFQRTVQFVVYEYNFERCLILHRNSGQVFTVEQCEGYYDDDSAIASLVLAWQHPAFQPLVNGAEFILVQQDNDASVLQDLSQQIEMDEFVGFAIGKPSLPEFLILIGNRRTRAKYHQRIQPDDDSLLGLINLLQSVRSAISQANLYIQIRDRASALEQTLQELQQAQSQLVQSEKMSSLGQLVAGVAHEINNPVSFIYGNLVHASEYADELIELLKLYQACYPQPMPNIQARAAEIDLEFLLEDLPKLLISMKVGADRIKEIVASLRTFSRMDEADCKAVDLHAGIDSTLMILEHRTKSNPRRKAIEIIREYGNLPLIECYAGQLNQVFMNLISNAIDALEEYTQQHPNFSPQIRITTALLDSTSVIISISDNGIGIPEPIQSRLFDPFFTTKPVGKGTGMGLSISHQIITERHKGHIECISKPGMGTEFRITIPSQSQ, encoded by the coding sequence ATGCAGCATCGAAGCGAATTCTTTTTATCAAATTCAGGTACAGTCAGCGTCGAGCGAATTCTTTCTGTCGAACTCGCGTATTCTTCAGCAGCCTCAGTACGCTTGGTGATATTGATTTGTATGCTTCCTTTATCCTCAACTGAGCAAGAGATTGTCCGGCTTCGAGCCGAGAATCAGCAGCTTTCTGAACAAGTCAAGCGACTCGTTCGAGCAGAGCGCCGCATGATTGAATCCCAAGAAAAACGCGATGCTCAAGTCGTCACGTACCGACGACTGAATGAAATCGGCAGACAGTTTAGCCGAACGTTTTCGATCGCTGAAATCTTTCAGCGCACTGTGCAATTCGTCGTCTACGAATACAATTTTGAGCGTTGTCTGATTCTACATAGAAATTCTGGGCAGGTCTTCACCGTAGAACAGTGTGAAGGCTACTACGACGATGATTCTGCGATCGCATCTCTTGTCCTTGCTTGGCAGCATCCAGCCTTCCAGCCGCTTGTGAATGGAGCAGAATTTATTCTGGTGCAGCAAGACAACGATGCCTCGGTGCTGCAAGACTTGAGCCAACAAATCGAGATGGACGAGTTTGTCGGCTTTGCGATCGGGAAACCCTCGCTGCCTGAATTTCTGATTCTGATTGGCAACAGGCGTACGCGAGCCAAATACCATCAGCGCATTCAACCGGATGACGACTCGCTTCTCGGTCTAATCAATCTGCTACAGAGCGTTCGATCCGCCATTAGCCAAGCGAATCTTTACATTCAAATTCGTGATCGCGCCTCAGCCCTCGAACAAACGCTACAAGAACTCCAGCAAGCCCAGAGCCAATTGGTTCAGAGTGAGAAAATGTCGAGCTTGGGTCAACTGGTTGCCGGAGTCGCACATGAGATCAATAATCCCGTCAGCTTTATCTATGGCAACCTAGTTCATGCCAGCGAGTACGCAGATGAATTGATTGAATTACTCAAGCTGTATCAGGCTTGCTATCCGCAGCCAATGCCCAACATTCAAGCCAGAGCCGCAGAAATCGATCTAGAGTTCTTGCTGGAAGATCTGCCAAAACTTTTGATTTCAATGAAAGTGGGAGCCGATCGTATCAAAGAAATTGTTGCATCCTTGAGGACGTTCTCGCGCATGGACGAAGCCGACTGTAAAGCCGTCGATCTTCATGCTGGAATTGATAGCACCTTAATGATTCTGGAGCATCGTACAAAGTCAAACCCGCGCCGAAAAGCGATTGAGATTATCAGGGAATACGGCAACCTCCCGCTCATTGAGTGTTATGCCGGACAACTCAACCAAGTATTTATGAATCTCATCAGTAACGCGATCGATGCTCTAGAAGAATATACTCAACAGCACCCGAACTTCAGTCCTCAAATCAGAATCACGACTGCATTACTCGACTCAACCTCAGTCATTATCAGCATCAGCGACAATGGCATTGGGATTCCAGAACCAATTCAATCCCGGCTTTTCGATCCCTTTTTCACTACAAAGCCTGTTGGAAAAGGAACAGGCATGGGGCTTTCAATCAGTCATCAAATTATTACAGAGCGTCACAAAGGTCACATTGAGTGCATTTCAAAGCCAGGAATGGGCACCGAATTTAGAATTACCATTCCTTCACAATCCCAGTAA
- a CDS encoding fumarylacetoacetate hydrolase family protein gives MAQRYVRVQTPDGKIYYGLLQIDRTVQVLDAPPWLKGQPTDQRLTNYHLLAPCAPSKIIAVGKNYADHAAEMGTPVPQEPLLFLKPPTTVIALNAEILYPAQSQRVDYEGELALVIGDRVKDCPAQEAHSKIWGYTIANDVTARDLQKKDGQWTRAKGFDTFCPLGPWIVREINPDARLQTFLNDQPVQSASIGDMVFSPDRLVSYISQIMTLLPGDVILTGTPEGVGAMQAGDRVRVEIEGIGFLENGVSLRSPLYQTQLQD, from the coding sequence ATGGCACAGCGTTATGTCCGCGTTCAAACTCCTGATGGCAAAATCTACTATGGATTGCTGCAAATCGATCGCACCGTTCAGGTTTTAGACGCTCCCCCCTGGCTAAAAGGACAACCGACCGATCAGCGACTCACCAACTATCATCTGCTTGCGCCTTGTGCGCCCTCAAAAATCATCGCCGTTGGCAAAAACTACGCAGACCACGCTGCAGAAATGGGAACCCCAGTTCCCCAAGAGCCGCTCTTATTTCTCAAGCCTCCAACGACGGTGATTGCACTGAATGCCGAAATTCTATATCCCGCGCAATCTCAACGGGTTGACTATGAAGGCGAATTAGCACTCGTCATCGGCGATCGCGTCAAAGACTGCCCTGCCCAAGAAGCGCACAGCAAAATCTGGGGCTACACGATCGCCAACGATGTCACAGCGCGAGATTTGCAAAAAAAAGACGGGCAGTGGACACGCGCTAAGGGCTTCGATACGTTCTGTCCGTTAGGCCCTTGGATCGTGCGTGAAATCAATCCCGATGCGCGGCTGCAAACCTTTCTCAACGATCAGCCGGTGCAGTCGGCTTCGATCGGAGACATGGTGTTCTCACCGGATAGGCTTGTGTCTTACATCAGCCAGATTATGACGCTGCTTCCAGGAGATGTGATTCTCACCGGAACTCCAGAAGGTGTTGGGGCGATGCAAGCAGGGGATCGCGTTCGAGTCGAAATCGAAGGGATCGGATTTCTCGAAAATGGAGTCAGCTTGCGATCGCCGCTTTATCAAACCCAATTACAGGATTAG
- a CDS encoding biotin transporter BioY — MTRTPSRRPPARSRPRFRITITDLMWALIGLMLTIGGTLLRASIVGLPWASQSVPLYFLGVSYQIGAVLLVGCLGGKNAAVMSQIAYLTLGLVGLPVFSQGGGLQYVSAPSFGYLLGFVPGAWICGYLAFKTVPRLETLAFSGLCGLFVIHLVGILYLVVGSVLRWVDLGTASIWQAFLTYSVNLLPGQLAVTCAIAVLALVLRRIMFY; from the coding sequence ATGACTCGTACCCCCTCCCGCCGCCCCCCGGCCCGATCGCGCCCCCGATTTCGGATTACGATCACCGATTTGATGTGGGCACTGATTGGACTGATGTTGACGATCGGAGGAACGTTGCTGAGGGCATCAATTGTGGGGCTTCCCTGGGCATCGCAATCGGTTCCGCTGTATTTTCTCGGTGTGAGCTATCAAATCGGAGCCGTGCTGCTGGTGGGCTGCCTGGGTGGGAAAAATGCGGCAGTCATGTCACAAATTGCTTATCTGACGCTGGGACTGGTAGGACTTCCAGTGTTTTCGCAAGGAGGCGGGCTTCAGTATGTCAGCGCTCCTAGCTTTGGGTACTTACTGGGATTTGTTCCAGGTGCCTGGATTTGCGGCTATCTTGCATTCAAAACAGTACCCCGCTTGGAAACTCTCGCATTTAGCGGGCTTTGTGGGCTATTCGTGATTCACTTGGTCGGCATTCTATACTTGGTGGTCGGTTCGGTGCTGCGATGGGTGGATCTCGGAACGGCTTCGATTTGGCAAGCGTTTCTCACCTATTCCGTGAATTTACTGCCGGGACAATTAGCAGTGACTTGCGCGATCGCTGTTCTAGCCTTGGTGCTGCGCCGCATCATGTTCTACTAA